A genome region from Anastrepha ludens isolate Willacy chromosome 3, idAnaLude1.1, whole genome shotgun sequence includes the following:
- the LOC128858940 gene encoding uncharacterized protein LOC128858940 isoform X5, which yields MMQSNAAATNSNWSQQQQQQQPLQQQPQHASNLYPTQPQQQHTTANATHNIWQPPDLPVAAAVNSAPPQQQQQQYPHQTTYDNYFTSNQSTQQQPPQQPPPPIAQQAQYQQQPLQQVAHDTSNFFQPQTQSQYQQQQAQPAADFFDNNNANKSDGWGDWDWNDNGNVIGSEAEQAPTGQQQQQQQQQQHSTQLPIQKPTYQQQQQQHISEPQSTNYNTSNVIEDSFGTQSTNENWSWNLGDDVNANANTVGVEKQPTLPPQVPTTTNNRQATQVPRQVANSVQVPQQKAAEFAVTDAGGVKAAAATVLGKPTSLPISEASNENYNTSAPPPASSLVASAPSSTVTSVAVTTNSNIPNSVYVSQAKPVSRPSRQYASPPGVASPTSEPLENALAPPQAFQNEIAAAQPEAILLAGATQNLPLQTPPPPAMTPPNNLPPPPGAGAVAAGNPFKRAGAVQHHRAGLLATSNTAPPTAASFAVPPPPADFANPLLNHLEPDNSEILHENQEVLGLPLPSPPPPSLQQPTTQSMTLPGAPMGSMPPTATQTALPPPPPNDERNQYLQTSPLSENPDEELNLEVDSLPPPGLSRLVLGQPELLEASQRMVTGTEEPANMHMDERHADGEDTSLEQVQPVPLLNAAQRGALSNSGNLGATSASANSNTIDITTDRNLYLVPGESNVSNEQRVVTGVERSPESNASAPPPQIASGQREIELDGENLEDQQQLQHPPLLTVNSRDEPPLEGAAASSEPPAPSNADNHDAHHHHGQHHHHHQMKSKDLSNASTGNDESDPVADHQHHPHATRYTGSNKSRKHSAGELERKVIDRQQQQRRDKQRSSVDRYESDDLELDESEPYSSDRERERERERRRGYREGSVRSDRDREEREYAKDKRRRGGDRGEKRDERGAGDREKLRDKYYVRESGKSDALRRSVRHNRQYEEDVDDTAGRRKEQSRRNGTRHHNEDRAGRSDRSERDYDDYNRRHRGSTKRGEKSIEEGRDVRRSTYVDDERREHRRTRRVDYDTLERRPRGGGDKPTRGERGDAREYEEYRKQSSRNARESDLEKERARYDPRHASMYGYPPGAYGYDPYTSYYYEQMARTNPQAYSEWYKKYYGHAAATTASNLGAQIATGGDHASLNSSSLAAATADGRESVHSGRSSVQNDKDRYTHAYISQANEFHRHLQQRHLQTQQQQQQQQQHMIYNQQHMNISLNSTMVDDGTGSLYGGGGIGVGGEALRAARSTSNLSQVGSGFGGGFSSIGGGAGGGGVGLTAYYAGVGGVAASYYARSDYAESRSGHMSLRDADAITEPDPQRLTPRKFVNEHTIVSLSAGILVTVKPKYTSHGAISNVVKLQRLGANDATRQLFQSYPGPLVRGLTHKKTIIEFCEEQIRLGPMETTIYAKQLVCNNIDKYRGSYTLMWNLLILLLRQNGMVVGTDIAELLLKNQQQFPYQAEISDGDSSALSGDEEAEEQETLVTETTAEQDKPEQAQVNSDDAVASATLAPKSTTIISTPLALTEPEITEKFRNYLLYGNVNEALDWATDNNLWGHALFLASKVDRRSHANVMMKFANKLSLNDPLQTLYQLMSGRQPSSVTSVQDEKWGDWRPHLSMILSNTSQKPELDRKSITTLGDSLLNRGDLFAAHFCYLMAQVGFGRYQESATQESTLQQHLPKLVLLGSSHYKTFNDFATNEAIMMTEIYEYACSLNDEKFSLVEFQPYKYLLATRLLDYGYHLRSLMYFEQIALHIQRDSSKYEPSFINKIYEFADRLKYYDPVLERSVDDQQQDADGNLNNSQLTNFEDQKWLQDLRAIAVQHKIDYASSHPVGYGQIADTQSQIDQQFVELNKQFNELNMQYNSVSNAEQPPTFYNPDTMQQQLQQQQAPQQSHNDANVDPYNQQQQQQPTGVSDYISHQASADQQAPNYSDGVAQKAVDASDAYAYYNQQQQHQYMQPDIQAQQQQQQEPHSIPYYDPTQQQQHHHYPEVADAQNNAGAYDYWAQQQQQQPHAGYGDEHATNDDNANELTLATTKTSEASLLDDSRKSAEANLKPNEVLPLKQTPVKSKLTTKTYKTTLQQQQPLKITAAAAKLYNSYDGPYTRVAKKVCTNTNTNHNNNNNQLSTSGFEKQQQKQPHPAKLATSFLSSPPDNARPTISMPKSKIYDSDEDKQQKQQAQQKGGANAGNNKQQRGKSDGGKEANKSSLQGNQNSGWFGGIWNKLSLKPKNQMILPDDKNPSIVWDPENKRWINTDGDEATEESFKPPPKMSDIMAQAPPMGAAPPMQPYPQQQQHQQQQQQPQQQPTQAPQPSPLLDTHQYAPAATVPSPAPVPASSVSPAPVSGYSAHALTGADAAGASKTPSLQSNMFKMQRNRTLKNSYVDVFNPSGAPMKATENVLAPALPPAAVPQSGFFIPGPAPVAATGDNNDGVAYQQQQQQQMPQQDVPQFYNPNQFGGGAY from the exons ATGATGCAATCTAATGCTGCCGCTACTAACAGTAATTggtcgcaacaacaacaacagcagcagccacTGCAGCAGCAACCACAACATGCCAGCAATCTGTACCCCACTCAGCCGCAGCAACAACACACAACAGCAAATGCCACGCATAATATCTGGCAGCCGCCGGACTTGCCAGTGGCGGCTGCTGTAAATAGCGCGCCaccgcaacagcagcagcaacaatatcCACATCAAACCACTTATGATAATTATTTCACATCAAACCAATCGACTCAACAGCAGCCACCACAACAGCCACCGCCTCCCATTGCACAGCAGGCACAATATCAACAACAACCGCTGCAGCAAGTGGCACACGATACGTCGAATTTCTTTCAGCCACAGACACAGTCACAATATCAGCAGCAGCAAGCTCAACCCGCTGCTGATTTCTTTGATAACAACAATGCGAACAAGAGCGATGGCTGGGGTGACTGGGATTGGAATGATAATGGGAATGTGATTGGTAGTGAAGCTGAACAAGCACCAActgggcagcagcagcagcagcaacagcagcagcagcattccACACAGTTGCCGATTCAGAAGCCGAcgtatcaacaacaacaacaacaacatatttcgGAGCCACAATCAACGAACTACAACACTTCAAATGTAATTGAGGACAGCTTTGGTACACAGTCGACGAATGAGAACTGGAGTTGGAATCTTGGCGACGATGTAAATGCGAATGCGAATACTGTAGGTGTCGAAAAGCAACCCACACTACCACCTCAAGTGCCAACAACTACAAATAACCGTCAAGCAACACAAGTGCCCCGACAAGTCGCAAACAGCGTTCAAGTGCCTCAACAGAAAGCGGCTGAATTTGCTGTAACAGATGCAGGTGGGGTGAAAGCGGCAGCAGCAACTGTTTTAG GCAAACCCACTTCACTACCAATCTCCGAAGCGAGCAATGAGAATTACAATACAAGTGCGCCACCACCAGCATCTAGCCTTGTCGCTTCCGCTCCCTCATCCACTGTCACCAGTGTCGCCGTCACAACCAATAGCAACATTCCAAACTCCGTTTACGTATCACAAGCCAAACCAGTTTCGCGCCCATCACGCCAGTACGCCTCACCACCAGGCGTTGCCAGTCCCACAAGCGAGCCGTTGGAAAATGCCTTAGCACCACCACAGGCTTTCCAAAATGAAATAGCTGCTGCACAACCCGAAGCAATATTGCTTGCCGGTGCCACCCAAAATTTACCGCTGCAAACTCCGCCGCCGCCAGCCATGACACCGCCAAACAATTTGCCACCACCGCCTGGTGCTGGCGCTGTAGCTGCTGGCAATCCTTTTAAGCGTGCAGGTGCTGTACAGCATCACCGCGCTGGCTTGTTGGCAACCAGCAACACCGCGCCACCAACAGCAGCATCCTTTGCGGTGCCACCACCACCTGCTGATTTTGCTAATCCGTTGCTCAACCACTTGGAACCTGATAATTCAGAAATATTGCATGAGAATCAAGAAGTTTTAGGCTTGCCCTTGCCTTCGCCGCCACCACCGTCGCTGCAGCAACCGACAACACAGTCAATGACTTTACCTGGCGCTCCTATGGGCTCAATGCCTCCAACAGCCACACAAACGGCGTTACCGCCGCCGCCGCCCAATGATGAACGCAATCAGTACTTGCAGACCAGTCCTTTATCGGAGAACCCCGATGAGGAGTTGAATTTAGAAGTCGATAGTTTACCGCCACCTGGCCTATCGCGTTTGGTGCTGGGACAGCCCGAGTTGCTGGAAGCATCACAACGCATGGTGACTGGCACCGAGGAGCCGGCAAATATGCATATGGATGAGCGTCATGCAGATGGCGAGGATACATCGTTGGAGCAGGTGCAACCAGTCCCGCTGCTAAATGCCGCCCAGCGTGGGGCCTTGAGCAATAGCGGTAACTTGGGAG CGACTTCTGCGTCCGCCAATAGCAACACTATAGATATTACCACAGATCGCAATCTGTATTTGGTGCCTGGCGAAAGTAATGTTAGCAACGAGCAACGCGTTGTGACGGGAGTCGAAAGGTCACCCGAGAGCAATGCCTCTGCGCCACCGCCACAAATCGCTAGTGGCCAGCGCGAAATTGAGCTTGACGGTGAGAACTTGGAGGATCAACAGCAGTTGCAGCATCCGCCCTTGCTCACCGTAAACAGTCGTGATGAGCCACCTTTGGAGGGCGCTGCTGCTAGCAGCGAACCGCCAGCACCTTCAAACGCTGACAACCATGATGCTCATCACCATCATGGTCAACACCACCATCATCATCAGATGAAATCAAAGGATCTATCCAATGCCTCGACTGGCAATGATGAGAGCGATCCGGTGGCAGATCATCAGCACCACCCTCACGCGACGCGTTACACAGGTAGCAACAAGTCGCGCAAACACTCAGCTGGTGAGTTGGAGCGGAAAGTAATTGATCGTCAGCAACAACAGCGCCGCGACAAGCAACGCAGCTCTGTTGATCGATATGAAAGCGATGATCTCGAACTCGACGAGTCCGAGCCATACTCGAGTGATCGTGAGCGCGAGCGTGAACGTGAACGTCGTCGCGGCTATCGTGAAGGTAGTGTACGCAGCGATCGTGACCGCGAAGAGCGAGAGTATGCGAAGGATAAACGGCGCCGCGGTGGTGATCGTGGTGAGAAGCGCGACGAACGTGGTGCTGGCGATCGTGAAAAGTTGCGCGATAAGTATTATGTACGTGAAAGTGGCAAATCAGATGCATTGCGCCGAAGTGTGCGTCACAATCGTCAATACGAAGAGGATGTAGACGATACGGCTGGTCGGCGCAAAGAGCAATCACGTCGCAATGGTACACGTCATCACAATGAAGATCGCGCCGGACGCAGCGATCGCAGTGAACGCGACTATGACGACTACAATCGTCGTCACCGTGGCTCAACTAAACGCGGTGAAAAATCCATCGAAGAGGGGCGCGACGTGCGCCGTAGCACTTATGTGGATGATGAACGGCGCGAGCATCGGCGCACACGTCGCGTTGACTATGATACACTGGAACGCCGACCTCGTGGTGGGGgcgacaaaccaacgcgtggtGAACGTGGCGATGCACGCGAATACGAAGAGTACCGTAAGCAGAGCTCACGCAATGCACGTGAAAGTGATTTGGAAAAGGAGCGCGCACGCTACGATCCACGACATGCCTCCATGTATGGCTATCCGCCAGGCGCGTATGGCTATGATCCGTACACTTCCTATTACTATGAGCAAATGGCGCGCACCAATCCGCAGGCATACTCGGAGTGGTATAAGAAGTACTATGGCCATGCGGCTGCTACAACAGCATCGAATTTGGGTGCGCAAATTGCGACAGGCGGCGATCATGCCAGCTTGAATAGTAGCTCTTTGGCTGCAGCTACGGCAGACGGACGTGAGTCGGTGCATTCGGGTCGTAGTTCGGTGCAAAATGACAAGGATAG gtatacacatgcatacatttcaCAAGCCAATGAATTCCATCGTCATTTGCAACAGCGGCATCTGCAaacacagcagcagcagcagcaacaacaacaacacatgaTTTACAATCAACAACATATGAATATATCGCTTAATTCAACAATGGTAGACGATGGCACGGGCAGTCTGTATGGCGGTGGTGGTATTGGCGTCGGCGGCGAAGCTTTACGTGCCGCGCGCTCTACAAGCAATCTGTCGCAAGTCGGCAGCGGTTTCGGCGGTGGCTTCAGTAGCATCGGTGGTGGTGCTGGTGGTGGCGGCGTTGGTTTGACGGCATACTACGCGGGCGTTGGTGGAGTAGCTGCGTCTTACTATGCGCGTTCAGATTATGCGGAGTCCAG ATCGGGTCATATGTCATTGCGCGATGCCGATGCCATCACCGAACCCGATCCACAACGACTCACACCACGTAAATTCGTCAACGAGCACACAATTGTTTCGCTATCGGCCGGTATACTCGTGACCGTTAAACCGAAGTACACTTCGCATGGCGCCATTAGTAACGTTGTGAAGTTGCAACGTTTGGGTGCCAACGATGCCACACGCCAACTCTTCCAGTCCTACCCTGGTCCACTGGTGCGTGGCCTAACGCATAAGAAGACAATTATAGAGttttgcgaagagcaaatacGTTTGGGTCCCATGGAGACCACCATTTATGCCAAGCAGCTGGTGTGCAATAATATCGATAAATATCGTGGCTCCTACACGTTGATGTGGAATTTACTGATTTTGTTGCTGCGTCAAAATGGC ATGGTCGTTGGCACTGACATTGCCGAGTTGCTAttgaaaaatcaacaacaatttcCTTATCAAGCAGAAATCTCTGATGGCGATTCGTCTGCGCTCAGTGGCGATGAGGAGGCGGAAGAGCAAGAGACGCTTGTTACTGAAACTACTGCTGAGCAGGATAAGCCGGAGCAGGCGCAAGTTAATTCCGATGATGCAGTTGCTTCAGCTACGCTAGCACCAAAATCCACCACAATCATTAGCACTCCTCTAGCTCTAACTGAGCCGGAAATAACTGAAAAGTTCCGTAATTATTTGCTATACGGTAATGTGAATGAGGCTCTAGACTGGGCCACAGACAACAACCTGTGGGGTCATGCGCTATTCCTGGCCTCCAAAGTTGATCGTCGTTCACATGCAAATGTCATGATGAAGTTTGCCAATAAGCTATCGTTGAACGATCCACTGCAAACACTTTACCAGCTAATGAGCGGTCGTCAGCCGTCTAGCGTGACTAGTGTGCAGGATGAAAAATGGGGTGATTGGCGGCCACATCTTTCGATGATACTGTCGAATACGTCACAAAAGCCAGAATTGGATCGCAAATCGATAACCACGCTCGGTGATTCATTGTTGAATCGTGGCGATTTATTTGCCGCTCATTTCTGTTACCTAATGGCGCAAGTGGGCTTCGGACGCTATCAGGAGAGCGCCACACAAGAGAGCACGCTGCAACAGCATTTACCAAA GTTGGTTTTGCTCGGCTCATCACATTATAAAACTTTCAACGATTTCGCGACCAATGAAGCCATTATGATGACCGAAATATATGAGTATGCCTGCTCACTGAATGATGAAAAATTCTCGCTAGTGGAGTTTCAG ccttacaaatatttgctgGCCACGCGGCTATTGGATTATGGCTACCATTTACGTAGCTTAATGTATTTTGAGCAAATAGCGCTGCATATACAACGGGATTCGAGCAAATATGAGCCGAGCTTTATAAATAag ATCTACGAATTTGCGGATCGCCTCAAATACTACGATCCGGTATTGGAGCGTTCAGTGGATGATCAACAACAAGATGCTGATGGTAATTTGAATAACAGTCAGTTAACGAATTTCGAAGACCAAAAGTGGTTGCAAGATTTGCGCGCCATTGCAGTGCAACATAAG ATCGATTACGCCAGCTCTCACCCAGTTGGTTATGGACAAATTGCTGACACACAAAGTCAAATCGATCAACAATTTGTGGAGCTGAATAAACAATTCAATGAGCTGAATATGCAGTATAATAGTGTTAGCAATGCTGAACAGCCGCCTACCTTCTATAATCCAGACACAATGCAGCAGCAACTACAGCAACAGCAGGCACCTCAACAATCGCATAACGATGCAAACGTTGATCCATACaatcagcaacagcagcaacaaccaaCAGGCGTTAGCGATTACATCAGCCATCAAGCAAGCGCAGATCAGCAAGCTCCAAATTACTCAGACGGCGTTGCACAAAAAGCAGTCGATGCAAGCGATGCGTATGCCTATTacaatcagcaacaacaacaccaatacATGCAACCAGACATACAggcacaacagcaacagcagcaggaaCCACATTCAATTCCCTACTATGATCcaacgcaacaacaacaacaccaccatTATCCAGAAGTAGCGGATGCACAAAATAATGCTGGCGCATATGATTATtgggcacaacaacaacagcaacagccacATGCCGGTTATGGTGATGAG CACGCTACAAATGATGATAACGCCAATGAGCTAacattagcaacaacaaaaacatcagAAGCATCTTTATTAGATGATTCAAGAAAAAGCGCCGAAGCAAATTTGAAACCAAACGAGGTGCTACCGTTGAAACAAACTCCGGTGAAATCAAAACTAACAACAAAGACATATAAAACTacattgcaacaacaacaaccgttgAAAATAACTGCAGCAGCAGCCAAATTATATAATAGCTATGATGGCCCTTACACACGTGTTGCGAAGAAGGTTTgcaccaacaccaacaccaaccacaacaataataataatcagcTATCCACTAGTGGTTTTGAGAAGCAACAACAGAAACAACCTCACCCGGCGAAGTTGGCTACATCCTTCCTAAGCTCGCCGCCAGAT AATGCGCGCCCCACCATATCGATGCCTAAATCGAAAATCTATGATTCAGATGAAGATaagcaacaaaagcagcaaGCTCAGCAGAAAGGTGGCGCCAACGCAGGCAACAACAAGCAGCAGCGTGGTAAAAGTGATGGTGGGAAAGAGGCGAATAAGAG TTCCCTGCAAGGTAATCAAAATTCCGGTTGGTTCGGTGGTATTTGGAATAAGCTTTCACTCAAGCCTAAAAACCAAATGATACTGCCGGATGACAAAAATCCGAGTATTGTCTGGGATCCGGAGAATAAACGCTGGATAAATACGGATGGCGATGAAGCGACAGAGGAAAGCTTTAAACCGCCACCAAAAATGAGCGATATAATGGCACAAGCGCCACCAATGGGAGCTGCCCCCCCAATGCAGCCGTAtccacagcaacagcaacatcagcaacaacaacaacagccacaaCAGCAACCAACGCAAGCACCCCAACCTTCACCACTGCTCGACACTCACCAATATGCTCCTGCTGCCACTGTCCCCTCGCCGGCACCTGTACCGGCGTCCTCAGTTTCACCAGCGCCGGTCTCTGGCTACAGTGCGCATGCGCTGACCGGCGCCGATGCTGCAGGTGCAAGCAAAACGCCTAGTTTGCAGTCGAATATGTTCAAAATGCAACGCAATCGAA CCTTAAAGAACTCTTACGTTGATGTGTTCAATCCCTCAGGTGCACCCATGAAGGCGACGGAGAATGTGCTGGCACCGGCACTGCCTCCAGCCGCGGTGCCTCAAAGCGGTTTTTTCATACCGGGACCGGCGCCTGTGGCCGCTACAGGGGACAATAATGATGGTGTTGCatatcagcagcaacaacaacagcaaatgcCACAACAAGAT GTGCCACAATTCTACAATCCAAACCAATTCGGCGGTGGTGCTTACTAG